The following are from one region of the Polyangiaceae bacterium genome:
- a CDS encoding urea transporter: MAQELSQESRITVALELLLRPYAQIVFARGVGPGLLVFLAIATVPRLALATLGALVVGHLTAWVFGLGARVVREGTGATTAILSTLALAIFAPGGGHPLVLVFFAAVLAVLLSASFEAVFSSVALPTHSLPFIASAWIVHLGARSLPASDAMLELAAPASFLPASILAPSWLDVPASLLFLSGGLAGALVLAAIAWHSRISLLLALIGGLVAALMRLLLRADMEPSLVDVLASFNAVLTAMALGGVWFVPQPASLLLAAVGAAISSLLAYALAPAAGIAFLPVLSLPFVVTTHLVLTASRRREADTRPRSTIPMDRPEEALASHLMRVRRFGDVAWLPFRLPFRGEWTVTQGYDGQYTHKGLWRHGLDFEVKNNEGKTFGRDGATLRDYHCYGLPVLAAGLGTVVSVHDGIDDNPPGEVNTHDNWGNAIVVAHGVGLYSLYAHLQPSSIRVRPGEVVTPGTEIARCGNSGRSPEPHLHFQLQRLPELGSPTMPSDFGDVVSHGDDGFCLSTRVIPQEGQLVRPVMRDEALARVLAFVPGSAWELVDEGGQREVARVELDLLGRRLLRSRHAALTIDPYDGGFVVVNFAGRASSMLRFLLIALARVPFDQADALSWEEELPGRLLLSGYRRAIADFMAVFAPNVGSTRVAYTFRREPGSVVIEGKSPRFSSRVDLSLGDSVHRVEVRYGRHEAKFSLRPADAHAEEEPA, encoded by the coding sequence GTGGCTCAGGAGCTGAGCCAAGAGAGCCGGATCACGGTGGCGCTGGAGCTTCTGCTCCGGCCCTACGCTCAGATCGTGTTCGCTCGCGGCGTGGGGCCGGGACTCTTGGTGTTCCTCGCCATCGCCACGGTGCCCCGGCTCGCGCTCGCTACCCTGGGTGCACTGGTCGTGGGTCACCTCACGGCCTGGGTGTTCGGTCTCGGTGCTCGCGTCGTGCGCGAAGGAACCGGCGCGACCACCGCCATCCTCTCGACCTTGGCGCTGGCCATCTTCGCTCCCGGGGGCGGGCACCCGCTGGTGTTGGTGTTCTTCGCGGCCGTGCTCGCGGTGCTGCTCAGTGCCTCCTTCGAAGCGGTGTTCTCCAGCGTGGCGCTACCCACCCACTCCTTGCCCTTCATCGCCAGCGCTTGGATCGTCCATCTCGGCGCGCGCAGCTTGCCGGCCTCGGACGCCATGCTGGAGCTCGCCGCTCCGGCGTCCTTCTTGCCGGCGTCCATACTGGCGCCTTCGTGGCTGGACGTTCCGGCGTCGCTCTTGTTCTTGAGCGGGGGACTGGCTGGCGCCTTGGTGCTGGCGGCCATCGCCTGGCACAGCCGCATATCTCTGCTGCTGGCGCTGATTGGCGGGCTGGTGGCGGCGCTGATGCGCCTGCTCCTGCGAGCGGACATGGAGCCCTCGCTGGTGGACGTGCTGGCGTCCTTCAACGCGGTGCTCACCGCCATGGCGCTGGGCGGCGTCTGGTTCGTGCCGCAGCCGGCGTCGCTCCTGCTCGCCGCCGTGGGCGCCGCCATCTCCTCGTTGCTCGCCTATGCCCTCGCGCCGGCGGCGGGCATTGCGTTCTTGCCGGTGCTGTCGCTGCCCTTCGTGGTGACCACACATTTGGTGCTCACGGCGTCGCGCCGCCGCGAGGCGGATACGCGACCGCGGTCCACCATCCCCATGGATCGACCAGAGGAAGCGCTGGCCAGTCATCTCATGCGCGTGCGCCGATTCGGCGACGTCGCGTGGTTGCCCTTCCGGCTGCCCTTCCGCGGAGAGTGGACCGTCACCCAAGGGTACGATGGTCAGTACACCCACAAGGGCTTGTGGCGACACGGTCTCGACTTCGAGGTGAAGAACAACGAGGGCAAGACCTTCGGTCGCGACGGCGCCACGCTGCGGGACTACCACTGCTACGGCTTGCCGGTGCTGGCGGCAGGCCTGGGCACCGTGGTGAGCGTGCACGACGGCATCGACGACAATCCCCCCGGCGAGGTCAACACCCACGACAACTGGGGCAACGCCATCGTGGTTGCGCACGGCGTGGGCCTGTATTCCCTCTACGCCCACCTGCAGCCTTCGAGCATCCGGGTACGCCCCGGGGAGGTGGTCACGCCGGGCACGGAGATCGCCCGCTGCGGCAACTCCGGTCGTTCTCCAGAGCCGCACCTGCACTTCCAGCTACAGCGCCTGCCGGAGCTCGGCAGTCCCACGATGCCGTCCGACTTCGGTGACGTCGTGAGCCACGGCGACGATGGCTTTTGCCTGAGCACCCGCGTGATCCCGCAAGAGGGGCAGCTCGTGCGTCCCGTGATGCGGGACGAAGCCTTGGCCCGCGTGCTGGCGTTCGTGCCCGGCTCCGCCTGGGAGCTGGTCGACGAGGGCGGACAACGGGAAGTCGCCCGGGTGGAGCTGGATCTCCTCGGTCGTCGCTTGCTTCGTTCCCGACATGCCGCGCTCACCATCGATCCCTACGACGGCGGCTTCGTGGTCGTGAACTTCGCCGGCCGCGCCAGCTCCATGCTGCGCTTCTTGCTCATCGCGCTGGCGCGCGTGCCCTTCGATCAGGCCGACGCGCTGTCTTGGGAGGAAGAGCTGCCAGGTCGCTTGCTGCTCTCCGGCTACCGGCGCGCCATCGCGGACTTCATGGCGGTCTTCGCCCCCAACGTGGGCAGCACGCGCGTCGCCTACACCTTCCGTCGCGAACCGGGCTCGGTGGTGATCGAAGGAAAGAGCCCGCGCTTTTCGAGCCGCGTCGACCTTTCCCTCGGGGACTCCGTTCACCGCGTCGAGGTGCGCTACGGACGCCATGAGGCAAAGTTTTCGCTGCGCCCCGCGGACGCCCACGCCGAGGAGGAGCCCGCGTGA
- a CDS encoding diaminopimelate decarboxylase, with translation MKPRYERPVIVRHAMGGRSKFGAVTTPRAVTEFEGARVADLMSTYGSPLFVFSERILQDRVRELRDQLARRFPQFTIAWSYKTNYLESVCRVFHREGAWAEVVSGQEMEKAFRTGVPGSQIVFNGPSKTARDLERAFQEGVHVNIDHLDELALAEQVAARLGIQPTVGIRVNLAELPVPSWDRFGFNVENGSAMQAVRRIERGARLVLDSLHCHIGTFILDPDAYRLEARALGRFARALAREHGVRIQTLDFGGGFASHNTLHQQYLPGEEITPSLGQYVEKLAAGLEEGLDGEPAPRVVLETGRALVDDAAVLLSTVIGSKRLVDGRRAVILDAGVNILPTAWWYRHDVHPAQDSHGVAEPSVFFGPLCMNIDVVRDGILFPPMESGDRVVIGHVGAYNVTQWMQFITERPNVVMVSSRGEHGLIRKAETVDTLLAQEVVPAWLRS, from the coding sequence ATGAAGCCGCGTTACGAGAGGCCGGTCATCGTCCGCCACGCGATGGGTGGCCGTAGCAAGTTCGGCGCCGTCACCACGCCGCGGGCGGTCACGGAGTTCGAAGGTGCTCGGGTGGCGGACCTGATGTCGACCTACGGCTCGCCGCTGTTCGTGTTCTCCGAGCGCATCCTGCAAGATCGCGTGCGGGAGCTGCGGGACCAGCTGGCGCGGCGCTTCCCCCAGTTCACCATCGCCTGGTCCTACAAGACGAACTACCTGGAGAGCGTGTGCCGCGTCTTCCATCGCGAAGGCGCCTGGGCCGAGGTGGTGTCCGGCCAAGAGATGGAGAAGGCCTTCCGGACCGGAGTCCCAGGCTCGCAGATCGTGTTCAACGGCCCATCCAAGACGGCGCGCGATCTGGAGCGGGCCTTCCAGGAAGGTGTCCACGTGAACATCGACCACCTGGACGAGCTCGCCCTCGCGGAACAGGTGGCGGCGCGTCTCGGCATCCAGCCGACCGTGGGCATCCGCGTCAATCTCGCCGAGCTGCCGGTCCCCAGCTGGGATCGCTTTGGCTTCAACGTGGAGAACGGCAGCGCCATGCAGGCCGTGCGCCGCATCGAGAGAGGGGCGCGCCTGGTGCTGGACTCCCTGCACTGTCACATCGGCACGTTCATTCTCGACCCAGATGCCTATCGCCTGGAGGCGCGCGCCCTGGGTCGCTTCGCCCGCGCCCTGGCGCGGGAGCACGGGGTCCGCATCCAGACGTTGGACTTCGGTGGCGGCTTCGCGTCCCACAACACCCTGCACCAGCAGTACCTGCCCGGTGAGGAAATCACGCCTTCTCTGGGGCAATACGTGGAGAAGCTCGCCGCGGGCCTCGAGGAAGGGCTCGACGGCGAGCCGGCGCCCCGCGTCGTGCTCGAGACCGGTCGCGCGCTGGTGGACGACGCCGCCGTGCTGCTCTCCACCGTGATCGGCTCCAAACGTCTGGTGGACGGCCGGCGCGCGGTGATCCTCGACGCGGGAGTGAACATCTTGCCCACGGCTTGGTGGTACCGGCACGACGTCCACCCCGCCCAGGATTCCCACGGCGTGGCCGAGCCTTCGGTCTTCTTTGGGCCGCTGTGCATGAACATCGACGTCGTCCGAGACGGAATCCTGTTCCCGCCCATGGAGTCGGGAGATCGCGTCGTGATTGGACACGTTGGCGCCTACAACGTCACGCAGTGGATGCAGTTCATCACGGAGCGACCGAACGTCGTCATGGTTTCCTCGCGAGGTGAGCACGGCTTGATCCGCAAAGCCGAAACCGTCGACACGCTGCTCGCCCAAGAAGTGGTGCCAGCGTGGCTCAGGAGCTGA
- a CDS encoding ATP-grasp domain-containing protein gives MSGISCAVAITGMNATDNPAPGVAVARSLRAAPEFAGRVIGLGYDALDPGFYSEGLLDAAAILPFPSSGREAVLSRILEVKERFGLDVLLPTLDSELRAVAMLEEALQKSQIASLVPRIESVDQVSKSRLPELGKRAGFLVPESEAVSSAAALPRLVSRFGLPIVIKGVFYGATIAYSEADAVQAFHHFVASWGLPVVVQRFVKGEEYNVAGLGDGNGNTVGAVAMRKMALTEKGKGWAGVTIDDARLLDVTEKVVGALSWRGGLEVELIKESEGGTLYVAEVNPRFPAWVYLATAAGQNLPLACVKLAMGEPVAKMSGYRVGTMFVRISMDQIAELSRFGHIASTGMAELGPEVP, from the coding sequence GCCCGAGTTCGCCGGGCGCGTCATCGGGCTGGGCTACGACGCGCTGGATCCGGGCTTCTACTCCGAGGGACTGCTCGACGCCGCGGCGATCCTCCCGTTCCCGTCATCCGGTCGCGAGGCGGTGCTGAGTCGGATTCTGGAGGTCAAGGAGCGCTTCGGTCTGGACGTGCTGCTGCCCACCCTGGACTCCGAGCTCAGGGCCGTGGCGATGCTCGAGGAAGCCCTTCAAAAGAGCCAGATCGCAAGCCTCGTTCCGCGCATCGAGTCGGTGGACCAGGTGTCCAAGTCGCGGCTGCCGGAGCTGGGAAAGCGCGCCGGGTTCTTGGTTCCGGAGTCGGAGGCGGTGAGCAGCGCTGCGGCTCTTCCGCGCCTCGTGTCGCGCTTCGGCCTGCCCATCGTGATCAAGGGAGTCTTCTACGGCGCGACCATCGCCTACAGCGAAGCGGACGCCGTGCAAGCGTTCCACCATTTCGTCGCTTCCTGGGGTCTGCCAGTCGTGGTCCAGCGCTTCGTGAAGGGCGAGGAGTACAACGTTGCCGGGCTGGGAGACGGGAACGGGAACACCGTCGGAGCCGTTGCGATGCGCAAGATGGCCCTGACGGAGAAGGGGAAAGGTTGGGCCGGCGTCACCATCGACGACGCTCGCCTGCTCGACGTCACGGAGAAGGTCGTTGGCGCGTTGTCTTGGCGCGGCGGCCTCGAGGTGGAGCTGATCAAGGAGTCGGAGGGGGGCACCTTGTACGTCGCCGAGGTGAATCCTCGCTTTCCTGCCTGGGTCTACCTGGCGACGGCCGCGGGGCAGAACTTGCCGCTCGCGTGCGTGAAGCTCGCCATGGGCGAGCCCGTCGCGAAGATGTCCGGCTATCGCGTCGGCACGATGTTCGTGCGCATCTCGATGGACCAGATCGCGGAGCTTTCCCGCTTCGGGCACATCGCTTCCACTGGCATGGCCGAGCTCGGCCCGGAGGTCCCATGA